From the genome of Hypanus sabinus isolate sHypSab1 chromosome 29, sHypSab1.hap1, whole genome shotgun sequence:
taagaaagcttacggagtgttagctttcataagtcgacggatagagtttaagagacatgatgtaatgatgcagctctataaaactctagttaggccacacttggagtactgtgtccagttctggtcgcctcgctataggaaggatgtggaagcattggaaagggtacagaggagatttaccaggatgctgcctggtttagagagtatggactatgatcagagattgaggaagctaggactttactctttggagagaaggaggatgagaggagacatgatagcggtgtacaagatattgagaggaatagacagagtggacagccagcacctcttcgccagggcaccactgctcagtacaagaggacatggctttaagttaaggggagggaagttcaagggggatattagaggaaggtttttcactcagagagtggttggtgtgtggaatgcagtgcctgagagtggtggaggcagacacactagtgaagtttaagagactattagacaggtatatggaggaatttaaggtggggggttatatgtgaggcagggtttgagggtcagcacaacattgtggaccgaagggcctgtaatgtgctgtactattctatgttctattgttgATCAAACAGCAGGATCCTGCAAACGGTCTCCATCTCCTATTTAAACTGAACGTGCAGCACACGTAAAGAGGAGAGGAATCTAATCCTAACCGGGGATCAGGGCAGTGAGGAGCGCCGGCCTCGGGGTGTTACTCAGCTGGGAATCTACGAATAACACGCGATAATCCGGAGAGCAGGTCGAGCGGAGAGGAAAACCTGTGCTGGGAACTGTGCTCCGGACCAACAGTTGGTGCTGTGGATGTACAGATCTGAACGGCGAGTCAGGGAGAGTGTGCTAAGAGGCCTGACGGCTTAGACTGGTATCACTGTGTTTGTGAGTCCGGTCACATCGCTGGATTTTTCATCCCCACctagagaaaataaaacaatttgccTGCTACGGGATGGCACAGCTTCCCAGCTCAGCCCTGAAGTGGGAATTAACCGCGAGTTTTTAGCTGATTTCAAGATTTCAGTCGAAAAACAGAGAAAATGTCGCGATCGCGAGGAAGAATGAGATCAGTGCAGCAGTGAATGGGGTTGATATAGAAACTGCTGCGTTTGATTTGGACCAGACTTCCATTACAGCAGAGAATCCGACCTCGGGCACAGACAGAGAGCGGTCTGGGTCTTGGGGATGTTCCAGTTTGATTGGAATCGGAGAGTTTTTGAGCAGAGAGAAACACAGGGAGACGGAACGGCCAGGAGAGGACTGCAGGATGTCTCCGCCCCGTCCGCTCGCTGCCTTTAAATTGCTCTGTACCGCCGCCTCTCGCTTCATTTCTCACTCACTTCGACAGAGTTTGTGCAGTGTCCGACCATGACCGAGACCGCAGAAGTGGCTCCACCGGCGGCACCCGCCGCCACACCCAAGGCTGCCAAGAAGAAGAAGACGGCCGTCCGGAAAAAGTCAACCGGTCCCAAACTGGGCGACCAGATCGACAAGATTGTGGCCGATTGCCACAGCCAGCGAGGGATGTCCGTAGCCGCGATAAAGAAGAGTTTGGCGGCCAGCGGCGTCAATGTTGATAAGCTGAGAAGTCAGATCAGGTTGACCATTAAAAGGAAAGTGGATCGCGGCTCCCTGGTTCACACTAAGGGCAAAGGTGCCTCCGGCTCCTTGAAGGTCCCTAAAAAAGAAGGCGCCGGGAAAGTCGTGAAAAAAGTGAAGAAACCAGCGACCAAGACATCTAAGACCAGGAAGGCGGTGACCAAGAAACCTGCGGCCAAGAAAACAGGTGCCAAGAAATCTCCCGCCAAACGCAAAGTGGTTAAGAAAACTGCGGTTAAAAAAGCGGCAGCTAAGAAAACAGCGACCAAGAAGACTACGCAGAAGTCCAAGAGCCCGAAGAAGGCCGCAGCCCCCAAGGTGGCCAAGAAACCGGCAAAACCCAAGCCGAAGGCAAAATCTGTGAAATCCAAGAAGACAGCGGCCAAAAAGTAAATACATGAAAAACCCGAAACcaaaggctcttttaagagccacCCACATCTCCCAGAAaagagctgatcctgaatcgcgtGAGTCCAGATCCTGGTCGGTTTAGATGCCAGTACGAACTATTTCCAGAAAACCCGCCATCCCCGGTTCCCCGCTGACATTCGGCGTTGCCGTCCCTGTTCCTTCCCTAGTAACTGAAATAAAACAGTATGGGATATCCGGACCGAGGCTCAATCGGACATGGATATGTTCCGCTTCAGTCTCCGTTCAAAGGGCCGTTTCTTTCTCACTTGATGCCGGGAGATGGTGGCACTGCCGGAGAATCCCTGTCTCACAGCTCAAAGCCCAACATGGAAGTTTCCCAATTCATGGTTAATATGACTAAACTGCTGAACTatcggtgaggagagatttagGGAGAGGGATCCAGTTCTGAGAATGGACTGGAGGGGGATGAAACACAGAAATTACCCGGTAACATGCTATGACTGTTTTTACACTATTTGTACTTTAACTATATAATATGCacaaatatacttactgtaattgattacttatttactttttcctgtattatcgtgtattgcattgtactgttgccgctaagttaataaatttcacgatatatgccggtgatatgaaacctgattctgattcagtgaaGGATTGGCGCTTCTGGAGGATTGCGCGGAGCGCTGTATTTCCATTCCGTATTCGGATTAAGTGTTGGAAATTAGCGGTTGGGACGAAGCTGGAAGATGAGAGCCCACTTTCTGCTCTATAACTCCGACACTGTCTCTCTGCTCCGTCTCTCTCTGGCAGGTCAGGTCGCATGTTTGCAGAGAGTTGGTGCGGGACGGGATAAAGAATGTTTGCATTTATCTATATGTTACTTCAATGTGGGTTCATGCAATCCTTTTGCGGCTTTGTTTTCTCCGAAAACTATTTAGTAAATGCAGTAAATAATATTGATCTCAATCCTCTGCGTGTCTTCCCGTTTCCGGCAGAACCGAATGCACTCACCTCGAGAAGCAATTCACTGAATATGCAAACATTCATTTAAGCTAATGGAGAGAAGTAAAAACGATTCTTTCAATGAAAGTTAAATTTGCTATTTCACGATTTCTATTAATTGTAAGAAACTAGCTCCGGCTGCTTTAGAAATTGGCGGGCGATTTGAAATTGACCGGGGATCCAATCTGCAGTCAGATTGGTTGAATTCTGACCCTCAGTCACCAGTTCCCATTTTTGGTCACAAATGAtaatccccacccccaccgccGGGCAGCGTCAAACTGATTAAGGAAAGGCAGCCAATCACACCGCTGGGACCCTATAATGGACATCTTCATTCCAACCAACCAGAGGGAGCAGGGCGGCCCTTCATCAACGCTTTAAAAGCCAGACCCAGCGTCTGCTCCGACACTGCAATCCTGATATTTCAGGCTGCAATCGGACTGCTGAAGGAGAATGGCCCGCACCAAGCAAACAGCGCGAAAATCGACCGGTGGGAAAGCTCCCCGCAAACAACTGGCGACCAAAGCGGCGCGCAAGAGCGCCCCAGCCACGGGCGGAGTGAAGAAGCCCCATCGCTACCGGCCCGGCACCGTGGCTCTGAGGGAGATCCGGCGCTACCAGAAATCCACCGAGCTGCTCATCCGCAAACTGCCCTTCCAGCGCCTGGTCCGGGAGATCGCTCAGGACTTCAAAACCGATCTGCGCTTCCAGAGCTCGGCCGTCATGGCCCTGCAGGAGGCCAGCGAAGCTTACCTGGTGGGGCTCTTTGAGGACACCAACCTGTGCGCCATCCACGCCAAGCGAGTCACCATCATGCCCAAAGACATCCAGCTGGCCCGGCGTATCCGCGGGGAGCGCGCCTAAACCCGACCTCGGCACCAAGCACAACAAAAGGCTCTTTTCAGAGCCACCAATCCGGCAGGAAAAGGGCTGTCGATTGCTGTTCACTAACCTTTTGTTAATCACGCCATTCCTTTCCGTTCTTTCCCTGTGGGAATTTTGTTCAATAAGACATTACAGTTTCTCACAAACGCCCCCCCGCAACACGGCCGACTGCCTCAACACAGAATCAGCAGTTGTGTGCCGCTGGGTTAACGGGAGTCTTAGCTGTTAGAGTGTCCCTGTCCCACAACCTAACCGTGTACAGTTAGGTTATTGTGATAAAGTTTTCCAGGTGTTTGCGGCTGGAAAATGGGTTTTAATCCATTGGGTAACCAGTCCCATTTCTGGTCGAGTCCCTGATAGGTTCACGGGGACGCaagtctgcagaggctggaattctgtttttttttcacagaacGAAAAAAGTCGTTGGAAGCTCGCCTTAGACCACAGTTTGAGAAGAGACCGACCGCGAATATAAACTGTGGATCGACTTTTCGAAGCTCAATAACTAGAAATTTGTAAGTTAAATAACGCCCGGGTTGATATTGCGAAATAAATCTTCACCGAATTAGTGATTCGATGCATACTTTTTGCAGGCTACAGATCAATAAATAACTTTCGGCGGGATTTTCAAATTTCCGGGAAACTGGCAGTTACTTTCGGCGCTTTTCTTTCATTGGTGAATAAGGCAGCTCTCTGATTGGCTTACTGGGCTCATCAGAAATGCATCCGAATTTCTTCTGCAGACGCTTCACGTATTCGTTCTCATGGCCCAAAAGCCCCCAGCCATTCATGAGCTTCAAcctaccccgaaaccacatccttaacaatcgaccctcaactactgaggtcaaactaactggcctgtaat
Proteins encoded in this window:
- the LOC132383191 gene encoding histone H1-like → MTETAEVAPPAAPAATPKAAKKKKTAVRKKSTGPKLGDQIDKIVADCHSQRGMSVAAIKKSLAASGVNVDKLRSQIRLTIKRKVDRGSLVHTKGKGASGSLKVPKKEGAGKVVKKVKKPATKTSKTRKAVTKKPAAKKTGAKKSPAKRKVVKKTAVKKAAAKKTATKKTTQKSKSPKKAAAPKVAKKPAKPKPKAKSVKSKKTAAKK
- the LOC132383193 gene encoding histone H3: MARTKQTARKSTGGKAPRKQLATKAARKSAPATGGVKKPHRYRPGTVALREIRRYQKSTELLIRKLPFQRLVREIAQDFKTDLRFQSSAVMALQEASEAYLVGLFEDTNLCAIHAKRVTIMPKDIQLARRIRGERA